From Spirosoma agri, one genomic window encodes:
- a CDS encoding L-fucose dehydrogenase → MNLNLQHKIIIVTGGAKGIGEGISTVLAAEGAIPVIIGRSEQDNLKTVGAIQQAGGQAHQFAAELTKPDECQRAVEQTLAQFGRIDGLVNNAGVNDSVGLEKGSYEGFIASLHKNLVHYYLMAHHALPALKASKGAIVNIGSKVAETGQGNTSAYAAANGGRNALTREWAVELLPYSIRVNCVIVAESWTPLYANWIKTLPDPEKKLQQIVSKIPLEHRMTTTEELANTVAFLLSDKSSHTTGQLIHVDGGYTHLDRSITD, encoded by the coding sequence ATGAATCTAAACCTACAGCATAAAATTATTATCGTTACGGGCGGTGCCAAGGGTATCGGCGAAGGAATTTCGACGGTGCTGGCAGCCGAAGGAGCCATTCCGGTCATTATTGGACGCAGCGAACAAGACAACCTCAAAACGGTTGGCGCTATTCAGCAGGCGGGTGGTCAGGCGCATCAATTTGCTGCCGAACTAACCAAGCCCGACGAGTGCCAGCGTGCCGTTGAGCAGACGCTCGCTCAGTTTGGCCGTATTGATGGGCTTGTGAACAACGCCGGTGTAAACGACAGTGTTGGTCTGGAAAAGGGTAGTTATGAAGGGTTCATTGCGTCGCTTCATAAAAACCTGGTGCATTATTACCTCATGGCGCACCACGCCCTGCCCGCGCTGAAAGCATCGAAAGGTGCTATTGTCAACATTGGCTCAAAGGTCGCCGAAACGGGGCAGGGCAACACATCGGCCTACGCGGCTGCCAACGGTGGGCGGAATGCACTCACCCGCGAATGGGCAGTCGAACTGCTGCCCTACAGCATCCGGGTCAACTGCGTAATCGTAGCGGAAAGCTGGACACCTTTGTACGCCAACTGGATCAAAACGCTGCCCGATCCGGAAAAGAAACTTCAGCAGATTGTTTCGAAAATTCCGCTCGAACACCGGATGACAACGACGGAAGAACTGGCGAACACCGTTGCATTTCTGTTATCGGACAAGTCCAGCCATACGACTGGTCAACTCATTCACGTTGATGGGGGCTATACGCACCTCGACCGA